The nucleotide window TTGACTTGTTTTGTTTCTATCACAGTTATTGCAGCAGACGGCGTTAGCGATTTCGGTTGTACCTTAGCAAACAGATCTTTGAGCAAAACATCGGTGTGGGCTGACTTGTTCACACCAGGACAGTTTTGGTCGGGGAAGCTTTCTGTTCTTTATTCTGTATTTGTGGGCGACTTATTGATGCTTGGATGTCCGATGGGACAGGCCCGGTGCCTTATGGACATGATTACGTTTATGAATTTATATGTATTTTCTAGACTCTACAGACCGCTCTGTAAATGTTTCCTGATAATAGATTCTGAACTAGATACTGGTAGTTGATCGAATGAGACACGACGGAAATCCATCCGCCGCGACCCAAACAAACCAAACCAGATCCAAACATACTACCTACTTTCAACATACTCCAAACAACGCACCTCCCACCAACTCAACAACTCCcaacacacacagacacgagacagagaaaaaggaaccaGAATACAGTACCAAGAAATAAACACCGTCAAAATGTCCTCCCCACCCGACTCCCAcaaccacacccccctccacgaccaagaccaagacccctccccctcctccgcgccAGACTcaacccccaacaacaacaaccctctcctccgcaccACCAACCCGCTCGTCAGCTCCCTGGAACAAGAAGTCCTAGATGAGTATACTCGGCTATTAGGGAATGTGAATAAGGTGCGACCCCAATAACCCCCCCCTCCCATCATCCTACACTCAATCAATcctttcatccatccatccaatcctaCTACTCCAAAACGCGCTTTACACATCACTACACTACACGCATGTGCTAACTGGGAGATAAAAGTTATCAACCAAACTCTCCACACTCGCCGAATCCCCCACGACCCTCACACTGGACGGCCTCCGCGGCCTAGAACGTCAAACCGCCACCGTCTGTACCCTGCTCAAGGCGAGCGTGTATAGTATTGTTCTCCAACAGCAGATTTTTAATGAGAGtgaggaacaacaacaacagatgcagatgcagcaggagatggaggggatggagggggatggggatgggtactcggggatgatggggcagGGGGGCGAAGGAGGGGAGTATGGgtatggggatggaggagggtatGGAGAGTATGGAGTTGAGGGGGAGAGTTTTGGGAGGTATTAAATGATTCTCCTTGcaggggggaagggatatggtggtggtgttttgaTAGATGTGATTGGCATATGATATACCCCGTTTTGTATGTTCTAGATTTTACTTTTCGATTGTTGATTTGTTGATGGGTTGATTGAGTATTGCTTGATGCTGGATACAAATACATAGTTAGACTGTAATACAAGATTGAacagaatagaaagaaaaaggaaaggaaaacatTATATACACCGCCCATGACGCAAATGAACATGTCTGCTGTCTGTATGCAGTGTTGTGTTCACAGAGAGATATATCTTTCAAATCCAAAATTTCAAGCTGTTCGCCGCTCACGACGGCTTAGAACGCCCTTGCCAGAGTAGTACACTCCCCGTACATCAACCATCTTCTTACCCCGCGCACGGGCAATATCCTCGGGGTTGCGCTGGCTCATGAGCGCCTCGTAGGCGGCCTTGACTGTGTTCATGGGGTTTCTGGACCGGTTGACCCGGGCGGCGATATCGTGAATACCGGCCGCGCGGCACATTTCGAAGATCAGGTGCTGGCAGCGGAGACCGAAACCTGTGGAAATATCAAATGTTAGCACTGAGCTAATAGTTCAATATAGCGGACATCGTACCTGGGGGACGGTGCATCAACTTCAACTCCACAGCTCCGACCTTGCCCTCGACGTCACCGAAGATGGTCCGCTTCTCGTAGCGCGGAACAGGTTGCATGTTCTTTACAGCACGAGCGCGAGCTTGTTGGCAGGCATCGACGATTTCGTCGGACTTGGCAATTCCAATTCCCATGAGGCCATTCTGGTTACCGGCGACCGTGACGACGGACATACTCGGGACCTTACCCAGTCGAGTCTGGTTGCTGACACGGCGAATAACGAGGTCCTTGATGTACAGGGACTTGATGTACTCTCTACCGTAGCCCGTGACCTGGAAAagtctcttctccgcctcgtTGGGTTCTTCGGGGTTCAGATATGTGAGCTCTCCAAATCTGGTCCGGTATTGCGGCCTCGGAACTATCTCGTCACCCATGTGTTCCAAGGTTTCTCCGTCTTTCAAGAAATTGGGCGAGAGAGCGCTGTGTCCGTTGAGCTCGTGCTCCTCCTTGCCGTGGGTCACCCGGTTGGTCTCGAGGAATCGTACGAAGTCTGCCGGCTGGGGGTCCTCCGATGATTCGGCAAAGAAGCGGGCGAAGTCTTCCATGAAATCATCCTCGGTCTTGAATGTCGCGTTGTAGTCGGAGTTGGTCTTGGGGGCGCGAACGTGCTTGTCGACGCCGGGCTCAATGACCGAGAAATCATCGAGATACTTCAACCTCATGGGATCCCGACGGAGACGGAACTGTTCAGCCAGGTCTTTCGGGTCAATGGTCTTCTCACCGGCCTCAATGGCGGCGATCTGTTCGGGCGTGTAATGTTCCCGGAGGgcggccttttcctcctcggtgTAGTGCTTGAAGTCGTCAAGCTTCACCTCCCGGTAAATTTCATCCAGAGTCTTTCCCTCGGGGGCCTTGTTGACTTCAGGGACCTTCGGTTTCTGATCGGAGAGCCGTACCGACGACAGGTGGAACTGGCGACTAGGCACGCGAGGGCCGGCGGAGGCCGCACGCgagaagctgcagaagaggCATCGGGCCGGACGTGCGAGACTCATGATGGAGCGGATGGGGAGCTCTCTGGCCAGCAGAGGCCACTTGAGAGCAAATAATccggggtggtggagaagggggggagtAAAAGAGGTGATGGACGGGGAAGTTCAAGACGGCGAAGGGAAGGACATTGAAGTTCGAGTGAAATTCTCAGCGGGTCAACTCCAGCCAATCCCCGCCCGCCTTTTCCTGCTCACTcactttttccttttcctccatcaccccaactttcttttcttcctcctactTTCAACTTTCTCAATCCCTCCATTTTCTGATTAACTGGTTCGGGATTTATATATGTTTGCCTTGCGATCCTTGCGATCATACACTCTTCGAAAACTCCCAACCAGTGTCCCTCGACAGGTCCAACGGTTGGccctcttccatcaatcTGCTTGCCCGCGCAATGCGCAATTAGCCTTCAATCCTCCCACCATGCAGAATTCCCCCAAGAAACCCGACACCGTCGCAAAGCGGCGCAAGAGAGTCAAGGCTCCCCGCGATAACAAGAGCAGCGGCTTCGACGAGGTCCTCCAGGCCGATATTGATCAGCTTCTCCGCAGACACAAGCCCGAAACCGAGCTCGAGACAGAAGAAGCTTCTACACCCCCGCAACCCACCCTTCCCGAGCCTTTCACCGAAATTGAAGTCCAGATCGCCGAGATTTCGTCAACTGGTGATGGTCTCGCATTGTCCGAGAGCCAGGATCATGTCTACGTGGTTCCTTTCACAGTCCCCGGCGACAAGGTGCTGGTCAAGGTGGTGCggcacttcccctccctgtcCTACAGCATGACAGATTTTATCAAGGTCATTGAGCCGGGCCCCAAGCGCAACGATGCCGGCATTGGTTGCCAGTATTTTGGCCGGTGCTCCGGATGCCAGCTGCAAATGATGTCGTATGAAGACCAACTCGCGCACAAGAAGCGCATTGTGGAGAAGGCCTACGCCAACTTCTCTGGCTTGATTCCAGAACTGATTCCTGCCATCGACGAAACTTTCCCATCTCCGCTGCAATACGGTTACCGGACGAAGCTTACGCCGCACTTTGCAGCTCCTGGCGGAAACAAGAGGAGGGGCAAGGGACCCCGCGAGCCGCACAAGGAGGTGCCCCCGATTGGTTTCACTTTCAAGAACCGACGCATGGATTTGGATATTGAAGACTGCCCGTTGGGTACCGATATTGTCCGACAGGGATTGAAGAGCGAGCGCAAGCGTGTGGCCGAGACCATCGGCAAGTACACCAAGGGTGCCACGCTTCTTATGCGTGAGTCGACCACTCGCGTGCCGAAAGAGCAGGACAGCGAGAACCCTCCTGCGCCCATCAACAAGCCCGGACAGGATTCCGGCGACGTCATCCGCGTCGAAAAGGATACCTATATTGAAGAGAAGCGCTGCGTGACCGACTCGAATGCCACCAGCATTGAGTATGTCGACGACTACGTCTTCACCAACAAAGCCGGCGCATTCTTCCAGAACAACAACTCCATTCTCTCAGGGTTCACCGAGTTCATCCGCCAACACGCTATGCCCCCGAACAACGACCAAGACGCCAAACCCATCAAATACCTCCTGGATGCCTACTCCGGCTCCGGTCttttcaccatcaccctctCCCCGCTATTCAAGTCCAGTCTGGGCGTCGACGTCGCCGGCGACTCCATCGCCTCGGCACGGGACAACGCCCGCGACAACAAGCTCCCGAACACTGGTTTCGCCGCCGCGGACGCAGCCGTTCTCTTCAAGGACGTCCCCTACCCTCCTGACCAGACTCTGCTGGTCATTGACCCCCCGCGCAAGGGATGCAGTGACGACTTCCTCCGGCAGCTGCTGGCCTTTGGACCGCGCCGGGTGGTCTACGTCAGCTGCAACGTGCACACGCAGGCGCGCGATGTGGCTGTCATGGTGCAGggcgatgcggagaagaagatccggTACGAGATCGAGAGCATTCGTGGATTCGACTTCTTCCCGCAGACGGGACATGTTGAGGGAGTGGCTATTCTGAACAAGACGAGTATACCCGAGTCTGCCTAGATTCATATATTTGATGGCGTTGGTGGTTAAAAGGGGACATGACCGATAGATTCGCGTACATACAATGAGCAAATACCATTTGCAGTTTGcaactttctcttcttcatctacACTCTACTATCATGCCCGTTCTTCTGATAACCCGCTACAGAACTAATCAACGGCGCTCAGTCTACAGATCAGGATCGGCAATCTTCAAAACCGCCTTGCCCAAGTTCTCCCCACGCAGCATGGCAACAAACGCCTCGGGGCCATTCTCAATGCCAACCGTGATATCCTCCTTCGCATTGATACTGCCCTCCTGCAGCCACtacacatcatcatcagcagtCATCCTCATacccaggaagagaatgatacACTCACAGCAGtaaccttctcatccctctccTTGATCCACTTAGGTCCCATATCCTTATCCCCAACAATAAACCCACGCATGCGCAACCTCTTCGTGACAACATTATACAGATTCTTCACCCCATAACGCTCCTCCGGCTTGAGATTATACTGTGAGACCATTCCACAAGCCACtgccatcccatcatcagtCAGCATATTttcccaaacccaacatCCAACATCtaagaaatagaagaagaagaaaaaaaaaaaaactcacCAACCCTCCCCCCATTATTCATAACCTCCAACACAGCATCCAATTGCTCCCCACCCACATTCTCAAAATACACATCCACA belongs to Aspergillus luchuensis IFO 4308 DNA, chromosome 3, nearly complete sequence and includes:
- a CDS encoding DASH complex subunit DAD3 family protein (BUSCO:EOG09265RGI;~COG:S;~EggNog:ENOG410PS2N;~InterPro:IPR013965;~PFAM:PF08656;~go_component: GO:0042729 - DASH complex [Evidence IEA];~go_component: GO:0072686 - mitotic spindle [Evidence IEA];~go_process: GO:0008608 - attachment of spindle microtubules to kinetochore [Evidence IEA]), translating into MSSPPDSHNHTPLHDQDQDPSPSSAPDSTPNNNNPLLRTTNPLVSSLEQEVLDEYTRLLGNVNKLSTKLSTLAESPTTLTLDGLRGLERQTATVCTLLKASVYSIVLQQQIFNESEEQQQQMQMQQEMEGMEGDGDGYSGMMGQGGEGGEYGYGDGGGYGEYGVEGESFGRY
- the MRPS5 gene encoding mitochondrial 37S ribosomal protein uS5m (BUSCO:EOG092634G9;~COG:J;~EggNog:ENOG410PJY2;~InterPro:IPR005324,IPR013810,IPR000851,IPR020568, IPR014721;~PFAM:PF03719,PF00333;~go_component: GO:0005840 - ribosome [Evidence IEA];~go_function: GO:0003723 - RNA binding [Evidence IEA];~go_function: GO:0003735 - structural constituent of ribosome [Evidence IEA];~go_process: GO:0006412 - translation [Evidence IEA]), encoding MSLARPARCLFCSFSRAASAGPRVPSRQFHLSSVRLSDQKPKVPEVNKAPEGKTLDEIYREVKLDDFKHYTEEEKAALREHYTPEQIAAIEAGEKTIDPKDLAEQFRLRRDPMRLKYLDDFSVIEPGVDKHVRAPKTNSDYNATFKTEDDFMEDFARFFAESSEDPQPADFVRFLETNRVTHGKEEHELNGHSALSPNFLKDGETLEHMGDEIVPRPQYRTRFGELTYLNPEEPNEAEKRLFQVTGYGREYIKSLYIKDLVIRRVSNQTRLGKVPSMSVVTVAGNQNGLMGIGIAKSDEIVDACQQARARAVKNMQPVPRYEKRTIFGDVEGKVGAVELKLMHRPPGFGLRCQHLIFEMCRAAGIHDIAARVNRSRNPMNTVKAAYEALMSQRNPEDIARARGKKMVDVRGVYYSGKGVLSRRERRTA
- the TRM2 gene encoding tRNA (uracil(54)-C(5))-methyltransferase (COG:J;~EggNog:ENOG410PGD0;~InterPro:IPR012340,IPR029063,IPR030391,IPR030390, IPR010280,IPR025795;~go_function: GO:0008173 - RNA methyltransferase activity [Evidence IEA];~go_function: GO:0030697 - S-adenosylmethionine-dependent tRNA (m5U54) methyltransferase activity [Evidence IEA];~go_process: GO:0006396 - RNA processing [Evidence IEA];~go_process: GO:0008033 - tRNA processing [Evidence IEA]) — encoded protein: MFALRSLRSYTLRKLPTSVPRQVQRLALFHQSACPRNAQLAFNPPTMQNSPKKPDTVAKRRKRVKAPRDNKSSGFDEVLQADIDQLLRRHKPETELETEEASTPPQPTLPEPFTEIEVQIAEISSTGDGLALSESQDHVYVVPFTVPGDKVLVKVVRHFPSLSYSMTDFIKVIEPGPKRNDAGIGCQYFGRCSGCQLQMMSYEDQLAHKKRIVEKAYANFSGLIPELIPAIDETFPSPLQYGYRTKLTPHFAAPGGNKRRGKGPREPHKEVPPIGFTFKNRRMDLDIEDCPLGTDIVRQGLKSERKRVAETIGKYTKGATLLMRESTTRVPKEQDSENPPAPINKPGQDSGDVIRVEKDTYIEEKRCVTDSNATSIEYVDDYVFTNKAGAFFQNNNSILSGFTEFIRQHAMPPNNDQDAKPIKYLLDAYSGSGLFTITLSPLFKSSLGVDVAGDSIASARDNARDNKLPNTGFAAADAAVLFKDVPYPPDQTLLVIDPPRKGCSDDFLRQLLAFGPRRVVYVSCNVHTQARDVAVMVQGDAEKKIRYEIESIRGFDFFPQTGHVEGVAILNKTSIPESA